From a region of the Leishmania donovani BPK282A1 complete genome, chromosome 24 genome:
- a CDS encoding hypothetical predicted transmembrane protein — MLGRSRATRFIVPSSSSPELPRFLTEREKPILATSGDLYAFVIEYDHRSTMPRLGRSPVHSDFFSRYLFSGSPLAGVLTAGGVALFVLTFGYHVGKPVVDAHREFFWKRADAAHGKRSGESTEGAAAEEKGRDSLSPVEEFDDLIEVKGEEG; from the coding sequence ATGCTTGGCCGTTCTCGCGCCACTCGCTTCATCGTTccgagcagctcctcgccggAGCTGCCACGGTTCCTGaccgagagggagaagccAATCCtcgccaccagcggcgacCTCTACGCATTTGTAATAGAGTATgaccaccgcagcaccatGCCCCGCTTGGGTCGGAGCCCCGTTCACAGCGACTTCTTTTCGCGTTACTTGTTCAGCGGCTCGCCTCTGGCTGGCGTCTTgaccgccggcggcgtcgctctcttTGTGCTCACTTTTGGGTACCACGTCGGCAAACCAGTTGTCGATGCCCACCGCGAGTTCTTCTGGAAGAGGGCAGATGCCGCCCACGGCAAGCGCAGCGGTGAAAGCACAGaaggggcggcggctgaggagaaggggagggacAGCCTCAGCCCAGTGGAAGAGTTCGACGACCTCATCGAGgtgaagggagaggaggggtaG